The Calothrix sp. PCC 7507 DNA segment AGCAAATGTCTGGGATATGAGTAGTGATGTGCTACTTTATGCACAATGGCAAATGGATAATGCTCGTGTGATGTGGCAGCACTTGGATCAGGGCGATCGCTCTAGCGGAAAAAGCTATAGTAATCTGCGTGGCTTATTCAATAGAGTATTAAAATACTATTTTCGTAATGCTAGTTTAGTCTCTCAATATATTGGTGGACAATCATTTCAGCGTCTCCATGCCAGTCAAGTGGGGACTGGGCATGAACAAGCTCCATTAAATTCCAGTACCCAGAACCCAGTTGATGATACTTCCTGGGCATTTGTACCAGTGCCAATCCTCAAACAACGTCAGGCATTGACAAAGCTGCAAGAATATGTATTTGCTGAGAATGCTTTTAGCTTCTCACCAAAATTGCTGAATCGGCTAGCACCATCACGCTGGCAACATTGGGGTAGCCCAGCACCTAAGAACCGCCTTGATTATCCAATCCACGAACGGATTGTCAAGTTTCAAAGCGGGGTATTGCGATCGCTATTAGACAGCGATCGCCTCAATCATCTACAAGATATAGAATTAAAAACCTTACCAGGAGAAGCACTCACTATCCCAGAACTGTTTGACACCCTACAACAAGGCATCTGGACAGAAGTTTTAGGAACAGAAGAAGCAAAGCCAATTTCTAGCATCCGGCGTTCATTGCAACGGGAACATCTGAATATATTGCTAGCAATGGTATTGCGTCATATTGATACACCTGAAGATGCTCAAACAGTAGCTTGGTATGAATTGCGCCAACTGCAAACAGCTATTGAAACCAGACTCAAACAACTTGGTGAACACCTTGATGTTTACACACTAGCCCACCTGCAAGTTTCTGGCGATCGCATTATTAAAGCATTAAACGCCCAGATGTTGTCTAAGTAGTTGGCATTGGGCATTGGGCATTGGGCATGGGGGGAGAAATAGCTAATGATCCTTGACTCCTAACTCCTGACTCCTAACTCCTGACTCCTAACTCCTGACTCCTAACTCCTGACTCCTAACTCCTGACTCCTAACTCCTAACTCCTAACTCCTAACTCCTGACTCTTGACTCTTGACTAGTCTTTACAGCACAACTTAAGCTATTATACGGTAAACCGACCGACGAGCCGTAGTATTTTAGTTTGTAGATATCCGCCAATCACGCCTGTGTATGGGGTTATTTGAGTTGCACTAACCAAATTAATGCAACCCCAAATAGCTTGAAATTGCCATGTTTACAAGGAAGAATTCCATGAGTACTGTACAACTTTATTTCGCCAAAGCCTCGACCTTTTCCCAAAGAACCCGTGTTGTTTTGCTGGAAAAAGGCATCAATTTTACTGCGAACGAAATTGATCTCCAAAATAAACCAGAAGGTTATACCCAAATTTCGCGTTATGGCAAAGTTCCCGCCATCAAACACGGGGACATAATACTTTATGAGTCCGCCATTATCAACGAATATCTGGATGAGGTGTTCCCAGAACCACCTCTATTACCCCGCGATCCTGGCACAAAAGCGATCGCCCGAATCTGGATCGATTATGCCAACACTCGCTTTGTACCGGCGTTTAACAAATTCCTGCGTAGTCCAGATCCCCAGGAACAAGCACAGGGAGGAAGGGAATTTTTAGAATCGCTTTTATATCTTGAGCAAGAAGGATTAGGTAAGCTTTCCCATGATGGCCCTTACTGGTTTGGGGAAACGCTCTCATTAGTGGATATCAGCTTCTATCCCTGGTTTGAACGCCTGCCGTTGCTCGAACACTTCCGCAAGTTCAGCTTCCCATCAGAAACGCCGCGCTTACAAAAATGGTGGAATGCTCTGAGCGATCGCAACTCAGTTCGGCAAGTAGCAAATCCTGCCAGCTTCTATATAGAACGATTCGCCAAAATTCTTGGTGAACCGACAGCTGTTGCTATTGCTCAAAAATAAAAGCGTCGTTAACGACCAAAATATTGAAGACTAGGATGCAACCCATGACTCTAAACAGTCAAATTTTTCAGGATCTACCGCACGTTGAAGCGTCCCTGAATTACCTCACACCGACACCAGAAAAGCCTGTCAACTACACCTATGAACCGCCACCAGGGGTGCCACAACGTAGTGGTAAATACGAGCCGCACACACTCTCGATTCGTAATGGTCGTCCGATTGTAGGTGATCTATCCTTAGATCAAGAAGGTTTTGCGCTAACGGCACATAACACCACAGTTCAAGACTTCTACGACGAAGACGAGGTACGCCGTGTTTATTACCCTGAAGCTGAGAAACTGCTAGCGGAGGTGACGGGTGCAGCCAAGGTTGTTGTATTCGATCACAACATCCGTAACGCCCAACGCTCAAAACCAGGCGAGAACACGATCAAGCAGCCAGTTAAGGGTGTTCATAACGACTTCACCGCTAAATCTGGCTATAGTCGCGCCCGTGTCGTCCTGTCAGCACTGGGGACAGAAGACTCCGATGTGCTTTTAAAACATCGCTTTGGTGTGATTAATGTCTGGAGACCGATCGCCGGGACAGTCCAAGAGTCGCCATTGGCGGTCTGCAATGCCCGCAGTATAGCCCCTACAGACTTAGTAGCCACAGACCTCGTATACCGCGATCGCGTTGGCGAGACTTACGCAGTTACGTATAACCCAACACACCAATGGTTTTACTTTCCCCAAATGCAACGGCATGAGGCGCTGCTAATTAAGTGCTTCGACTCTGCAGAAGACGGCCCCGCCAGGTTCGCCGCACACACAGCATTCGATGACCCCACCAGTCTACCGGATGCACCACCACGAGAGAGTATTGAACTGCGGACGCTAGTTTTCTATCCTGCATAGCAATACTTTAGGGAACTGTTAACTGATTTAATTGGAGGGCAAACAACCGTTTGCCCCTATGGTATTTGGATGTCATCGGCTAAAAATGCCTCTAATTCAGGCACATCAACCCAGCTAGACTGGCGCTGCGATTCATGGGAAGAATCCATTAATAACTGAGAATAAACGCCTTCTCGCAGTGATGGAACTATTTCTTGCTGAGTTTCAATACCCTGTACCCACCTATCTACAACCCGAATAAATGCAGAAATCCGCCCATCGGTGTAGTTTTTAGGAAATACTAAGCGTTGTGGTATTTCAATTTCAGTTAAGGGTTTACCTGGCTGGGAACCCCAAACACGAAATCCGTGGATGTAATCTTTTTGATTTTCGCTGCCTACGATTAAAGTACCGCGATCGCCATATACTTCTACCCAATGGGTTCTGGATGCATGAACAACGGCACTGATGGTAACTTGGCAAGGTGTCCCATCAGCCAATTCCAGCGTTAGTAAACAGTTATCATCTGTCTCTACTGGTTTGACTTCACTGCTAACAGGATCAACACGTGTGGGAATAGCGGTGCTTAAATGGGCGCTTAATCTGCGAACTGGGCCAAATAACCAATAAATATAATCAAAGGCGTGGGAACCCAAAGAACCCAGCGCACCCCCTCCCTTTTCTTGGGAAGAATACCAGTTCCAAGGGCGGGAAGCATCAGCGCGAGAGGAACCTAACCAATCAATCCTAATTAACCGTTTTTTGCCTACATAATCTGCTGACAATAATTCTGCAAATAATTGCCATCCTGGGACAAAGCGAAATTCAAAGTCTACAGTAGCAATTACACCTTTGTCTCTAGCTAATTGATAAAGTTCTTTAGCTTCATCTGCATTTAAAGCTGTGGGTTTTTCGAGTAATAAATGTTTCCCTGCTTGCAGCACTTTTTTCGCCATTTCATAGTGCAAAAATGGCGGTGTGGAAATGCTGACGGCTTGCACTTCTGGTAATGCTAAAATGTCTGCAATTGTGTCGCAGGCGTGGCGGATATTATATGATTCTGCTATGGCTTTAGCTTTATTAATATCGCGGTGATAAACAGCGACTACCGCTGTGCGGTGATGTGCTTGTAATCCCGGAATATGAACTTTTTGACCAAATCCCGTGCCAATAATCGCCACACCAATTGTATTTTGATTTTTCATATTTAATAAATAAAACTATCTCAAAACTCGAATTCTCAAAGGATAGCGATTATTATCGCTATTATAAGCTTTAAATACTGCAAAATTCATACGTAGGGTGGGCAATGCCCACCAAAACCCCGAATGTGGTGGGCATTGCCCACCCTACAAATAATGAGATTTTAAAAAAATCAAAAAACTATGCTTTAAAACTTCACAGATGACAAAACTTATCTCAAAACTCGAATGGTCAAAGGATAGCGATAGTAATCACCATGATAAGCTTTAAATGCTGCAAAATTCACTAAAAATAATTGCAATAATAACATGATTGTAGTAATTAAAAACCACACAGATATTAAACCATCTAAAACCATCTTCATTTCATCTCCTGCGCGTTTGTTAGTCACTGCAATAGCACAGATGAATAACATTACCAGCAAGGAAATGATGATGATAATTAACGTGTAAAATGTTAGTGAAAGTTGAAAATTCAAAGCTTCTTTACCTTGAAAATCAATCCAGGGAGATTTGGCTTTATTGAATTGCCAAATTATTAGCGGCAATAAAATATTCAGGGGGAGATAGAAAGGAATGCCGATAAATACTAAGGAAAACAAGAGTATCCATGCTAACAAAGCCGAAAAATGACAGAACATTGCCCATATACGCATTTTTTGTTGGGGTTTTTCTCTCATGGCTTTTTATTTGACAAGTGGATTTGGGCGATGATTCCTGATCCTAGTATCTACAAAAAAAGCTAGCCCAAAGCTTAAAATTTGAGTAGTTCTCGCTCATAGTTTTCAGGAAGGGGTTCAATTTCCCAGACTATACCTTCACCTGGTTCTAAAGCAACCTCCACGAAGAGTTGTTCGACGGCGGTTGTCGCAATGTCTTCGTTGTCGGGGAAGGGTTGCAAATCTTCGGTAAGTAGTCTGAGTTTGAAACCACCGGGGATGGCTACGCCAACGGTGGCGTTACGTAACTCAAAGCGCCAAACTATCTCGTCTGCTTCGCCTTTTGGTGTGATGCTGAGGTTGTATAATTGACCTGCGATCGCTAGCTGGCGAGAAAGTGTCACCTCTGCTTGTGTTTCTTCGGCACTCCTAGCCCCAGCCGCACTCAATTGCAAATTCAACCGTCCCCAACCCAGATTTTCAGCCGCTTGGGAAACGCCGTTTTGCAGCCATTGCAAAACTGACCATTGTTCTGGTAGTCCCAAACGTTGTTGATATAAGCTTTGCCGCCAGCCGCCATGCTCTATTAACGCCCCCCAAAGTTGAAAAGGAACAGCTAACCGTGGTGTGAGGATTTCGGACTTTCCCAGGCGAGCAATGAGATTTTGTGCTTGTTGTTGTGGTAAATTTGGTAATTGTGGGATAGCTGCGCGTGTTGGTGTTTGAGAACAGAGTTCTCGCGCTACAGCTAAAACGCTAATGTCTCCATTAATGTCAGTAGCATCAAGGGCATAAGTGCGATCGCCTGCATCATAACTACCCTGATTCTTCAGTTGTGCATGGGTACAATAGCCCCAAACCCTAACGTAACCTTCATCGGCTTCCACTTGCACCGCTAAATAATAGTCACCAGCCAAACTAGGTAAATCCACCCATTCCTGCGACACTCGCAACTCGCTTAAATCTATCGTCTCACTGGGAACCAAGATAAATCGAGTCGCGTCAACTGTGACTGCGGTTCCGTTTACGAGTTCCCAAAAACTCGGCAAAACAGTGGTAGTCGGCCAAACCTTTGCCTGTTGTGTAAAGTCCTCTTGTAACCAAGGCAAGACTGCACCCAGGCAAAGTTCATTAATATAAGCTTGATAGCGAGATATAGGGTTAGAAAAAGCTGGACTGTGAATATCCGCCCGATTTTGTATGCTGGTGGGGATTTCTAAAAATAAGTCAGTTGGGTTAGCAAATGTAAATGTAGTCATGGCGGTTACTCCGGGGAAGCCGATGCTGTGATTTTTCGCTTTATGAGTTAGATAATTTCATACTTCATACTTCATACTTCAGTTGACTGTAGTGATTTTGCAGCCATTCTTCCATTACTATACTCATGGTTTTGAGTAGGTCTGGGGTGATGGAAATATGCAGGGTGTTTTGACTCCAGTTGGCGAGGGAACGGAGTAAGGTTTCTCTGGCTTTGGTGAGTCGTCGGGAAACGGTGTATTGTTTGATTTCTAATTGTTTGGCGATTTTGTCTTGATTTTGTCCTTGGGCGTAGTAAAGTTGGAGGATTTGCCGTAAGTCTAATTCTAGTTGGGCGATCGCTGTTACTAAAACTTGGTTAACTTCGGTTTGTTGGGATGTTCTGGCTTGTTCTTCTTCTTGGGCAATAATTTCACTAATTAAGGATTCTTGTTGGGTTCCTGGGAGGTTGTCTAGCAATTCCCAAGAATCATCGCTGCTTTTGGAAACGTTGAGAGACTCGGGTGTGGGATAGAGATATCTACGGGTGGCTTTTGCAGCGGCTAGTAGCCATTTTTCTAGGGTTTGGGGGCTGATATTTTGGCTACTTTGGGAATTATACGCTTTGGCGATCGCATCCCATGTTTGATCTTCTGGGCGGGAAATTTTGCGGGAAGTGCCAGTTGAGGTGGGAACGTAGATAGTTTTAAAGGAGTTCCAAGCCAGGATATAGGCGGGAATCTCCTCTGGCGGTAAACCAGCATTTTGTAAGGATTCTTGTAACCGCTTTTGGGAGATTTTTCGCAACAATCCCCAATCTGTGCAGATATCAACTTCGTGGCGTTGGCGTAGGGTTTCGCGGATTGCACTGCCAAAGATGGGGCTAGCGTAGTTTTTGAGGGTAAAACCTTGATTAGGATTGAATCCTTTAAGTACTTTATCAATTTGCGCGATCGCAATCTGAAAACAGTCTGACAACTGGTACTGGGTACTGGCAAAATTAGTCACTGTTTTTTGGGATACCCAATAACAGGATTCTTGTAAGTAAGCCGTCAAATGTTGCTGGGCTAAGGTTTGAGTTTCGGGTATCTGCCAAATCTTATACCAGTAAAGCGCCCAAAAAGATTCAGAAGATTCTTGGGGTGTGCGGTTGACACAATTTTGGATACTATGACGCAATCTTGATTCTGTCGCCCAACGACTGAAGCGATCGGCAACGAATTGTACAAAAGTTGAAAAAATTTCAATAATGCTTTGCCGAGGATGCATAAAAAAATAGACGCCTACCTATAAAAGCAGTGAA contains these protein-coding regions:
- a CDS encoding glutathione S-transferase family protein, coding for MSTVQLYFAKASTFSQRTRVVLLEKGINFTANEIDLQNKPEGYTQISRYGKVPAIKHGDIILYESAIINEYLDEVFPEPPLLPRDPGTKAIARIWIDYANTRFVPAFNKFLRSPDPQEQAQGGREFLESLLYLEQEGLGKLSHDGPYWFGETLSLVDISFYPWFERLPLLEHFRKFSFPSETPRLQKWWNALSDRNSVRQVANPASFYIERFAKILGEPTAVAIAQK
- a CDS encoding CmcJ/NvfI family oxidoreductase, whose amino-acid sequence is MTLNSQIFQDLPHVEASLNYLTPTPEKPVNYTYEPPPGVPQRSGKYEPHTLSIRNGRPIVGDLSLDQEGFALTAHNTTVQDFYDEDEVRRVYYPEAEKLLAEVTGAAKVVVFDHNIRNAQRSKPGENTIKQPVKGVHNDFTAKSGYSRARVVLSALGTEDSDVLLKHRFGVINVWRPIAGTVQESPLAVCNARSIAPTDLVATDLVYRDRVGETYAVTYNPTHQWFYFPQMQRHEALLIKCFDSAEDGPARFAAHTAFDDPTSLPDAPPRESIELRTLVFYPA
- a CDS encoding Gfo/Idh/MocA family protein; protein product: MKNQNTIGVAIIGTGFGQKVHIPGLQAHHRTAVVAVYHRDINKAKAIAESYNIRHACDTIADILALPEVQAVSISTPPFLHYEMAKKVLQAGKHLLLEKPTALNADEAKELYQLARDKGVIATVDFEFRFVPGWQLFAELLSADYVGKKRLIRIDWLGSSRADASRPWNWYSSQEKGGGALGSLGSHAFDYIYWLFGPVRRLSAHLSTAIPTRVDPVSSEVKPVETDDNCLLTLELADGTPCQVTISAVVHASRTHWVEVYGDRGTLIVGSENQKDYIHGFRVWGSQPGKPLTEIEIPQRLVFPKNYTDGRISAFIRVVDRWVQGIETQQEIVPSLREGVYSQLLMDSSHESQRQSSWVDVPELEAFLADDIQIP
- a CDS encoding DUF4870 domain-containing protein, with protein sequence MREKPQQKMRIWAMFCHFSALLAWILLFSLVFIGIPFYLPLNILLPLIIWQFNKAKSPWIDFQGKEALNFQLSLTFYTLIIIIISLLVMLFICAIAVTNKRAGDEMKMVLDGLISVWFLITTIMLLLQLFLVNFAAFKAYHGDYYRYPLTIRVLR
- a CDS encoding DUF1822 family protein; translation: MTTFTFANPTDLFLEIPTSIQNRADIHSPAFSNPISRYQAYINELCLGAVLPWLQEDFTQQAKVWPTTTVLPSFWELVNGTAVTVDATRFILVPSETIDLSELRVSQEWVDLPSLAGDYYLAVQVEADEGYVRVWGYCTHAQLKNQGSYDAGDRTYALDATDINGDISVLAVARELCSQTPTRAAIPQLPNLPQQQAQNLIARLGKSEILTPRLAVPFQLWGALIEHGGWRQSLYQQRLGLPEQWSVLQWLQNGVSQAAENLGWGRLNLQLSAAGARSAEETQAEVTLSRQLAIAGQLYNLSITPKGEADEIVWRFELRNATVGVAIPGGFKLRLLTEDLQPFPDNEDIATTAVEQLFVEVALEPGEGIVWEIEPLPENYERELLKF
- a CDS encoding sigma-70 family RNA polymerase sigma factor, producing the protein MHPRQSIIEIFSTFVQFVADRFSRWATESRLRHSIQNCVNRTPQESSESFWALYWYKIWQIPETQTLAQQHLTAYLQESCYWVSQKTVTNFASTQYQLSDCFQIAIAQIDKVLKGFNPNQGFTLKNYASPIFGSAIRETLRQRHEVDICTDWGLLRKISQKRLQESLQNAGLPPEEIPAYILAWNSFKTIYVPTSTGTSRKISRPEDQTWDAIAKAYNSQSSQNISPQTLEKWLLAAAKATRRYLYPTPESLNVSKSSDDSWELLDNLPGTQQESLISEIIAQEEEQARTSQQTEVNQVLVTAIAQLELDLRQILQLYYAQGQNQDKIAKQLEIKQYTVSRRLTKARETLLRSLANWSQNTLHISITPDLLKTMSIVMEEWLQNHYSQLKYEV